The following proteins are encoded in a genomic region of Coffea eugenioides isolate CCC68of chromosome 6, Ceug_1.0, whole genome shotgun sequence:
- the LOC113775827 gene encoding glutathione S-transferase L3-like produces the protein MAAPSVIEVLPPSLDSTSEPPPLFDGNTRLYINYMCPYAQRPWIARNYKGLQEKIKLVAIDLQNRPAWYKEKVYPENKVPSLEHNGKVIGESLDLIKYIDENFEGPRLLPDDAEKQKFAEEVIAYSDTFVRTEYASFKAEDPVKEAGGGFDYLEAALQKFDDGPFFLGQTISLPDITYAPFVERFKGFFEDVWKYDITSGRPALAAWVEEINKIDAYKQTKCDINKTIQLYKIRFMGEK, from the exons ATGGCCGCTCC AAGCGTGATAGAGGTCCTTCCTCCATCTTTGGATTCCACATCTGAACCACCGCCTCTCTTCGATGGGAACACTAG GTTGTATATAAATTACATGTGCCCATATGCTCAGCGTCCCTGGATTGCCAGGAACTATAAG GGTCTGCAAGAAAAGATTAAGTTGGTTGCAATTGACCTCCAAAACAGGCCCGCTTGGTACAAGGAAAAAGTTTACCCTGAAAACAAG GTGCCATCCTTGGAGCACAACGGTAAGGTGATCGGAGAGAGCCTGGATTTGATCAAGTATATCGATGAGAACTTTGAAGGGCCGCGTCTCCTACCTGAT GACGCTGAGAAGCAGAAATTTGCTGAAGAGGTGATAGCCTACAGTGATACATTTGTGAGAACAGAGTATGCGTCTTTCAAAGCAGAGGACCCTGTGAAAGAAGCTGGCGGTGGTTTTGATTACTTGGAAGCAGCTCTCCAGAAATTTGATGATGGCCCTTTCTTCCTGGGTCAGACCATAAGCCTGCCGGACATTACTTATGCTCCATTTGTCGAGAGGTTCAAGGGCTTCTTTGAAGATGTGTGGAAGTATGATATCACATCGGGCAGGCCTGCATTGGCGGCATGGGTTGAAGAGATCAACAAGATTGATGCTTACAAGCAAACAAAATGTGATATTAACAAGACCATTCAGCTCTACAAGATTCGTTTTATGGGTGAAAAGTGA